A genomic region of Pseudoalteromonas piscicida contains the following coding sequences:
- the wecA gene encoding UDP-N-acetylglucosamine--undecaprenyl-phosphate N-acetylglucosaminephosphotransferase, whose product MGLEYLVIVCAVALSYLSIFATTPIALKFGLVDLPTKRKKHQGAIPLIGGIAISFASAACILLFLPISSSITAYLISALVIVVLGVVDDYKDLDAKFRLLIQTVVALTMMYGSGVYIENLGNLFTVGELNLGWGGIAFTVVAVIACINAFNMIDGIDGLAGSLSIVTFSSIFILMWLNGNQDLQYVPLILVSSLVPYLAFNVGVIGHNRRKIFMGDAGSMFIGLSVIWFLMMGSQKTEQDFRPVTALWIIAVPLMDMVAIIYRRLRKGQSPLTADRDHLHHIFLRFGLNARQSLYVIVTFSVVMSTLGIIGETFAVPESLMLAGFFGIFLGYTWCLQHCWRIARTVRKLRVGYLRNKRNKF is encoded by the coding sequence TAGCATTAAAATTCGGTTTAGTGGATTTACCAACTAAGCGAAAGAAGCACCAAGGAGCGATACCGTTGATTGGAGGTATCGCTATATCGTTTGCTTCTGCGGCTTGCATATTATTGTTTTTACCGATTTCATCATCAATAACTGCTTATTTGATAAGTGCTTTAGTTATTGTGGTTTTGGGTGTCGTGGATGACTATAAAGATCTTGATGCTAAATTTAGATTATTGATCCAGACAGTTGTTGCGCTCACAATGATGTATGGCTCTGGTGTATATATAGAGAATTTGGGTAACTTATTCACTGTAGGTGAGCTGAATCTAGGCTGGGGTGGAATTGCCTTTACAGTTGTAGCTGTTATCGCATGTATCAATGCATTCAATATGATAGATGGTATTGATGGGTTAGCTGGCTCTTTAAGTATTGTTACTTTCAGCTCGATATTTATATTGATGTGGTTGAACGGGAATCAAGATTTACAGTATGTTCCTCTTATCTTGGTCTCAAGCTTAGTTCCTTATCTTGCATTTAATGTTGGTGTTATTGGCCATAATCGTAGGAAGATCTTTATGGGAGATGCCGGTTCAATGTTTATTGGCCTCTCAGTGATCTGGTTTTTAATGATGGGAAGCCAAAAAACAGAGCAAGACTTTAGACCTGTTACTGCATTGTGGATCATAGCTGTTCCTTTGATGGACATGGTCGCCATTATTTATCGCAGGCTCAGAAAAGGGCAATCACCTCTCACCGCTGATAGAGACCATTTACATCATATCTTTTTGCGATTTGGTCTTAACGCAAGACAATCTTTATACGTTATAGTCACTTTTTCTGTAGTTATGAGCACTTTAGGTATTATTGGGGAAACTTTTGCTGTACCTGAAAGTCTGATGCTTGCGGGTTTCTTTGGTATTTTCTTGGGGTATACTTGGTGCCTTCAGCATTGTTGGCGCATTGCGAGAACAGTAAGAAAGCTAAGAGTTGGCTATTTACGCAATAAACGAAATAAATTTTAG
- the gspG gene encoding type II secretion system major pseudopilin GspG, producing MKNKQDGFTMMELLIVIVILGLLMSLVAPKFFAQLSSSERKIAAAQMSAFETALDTYRLDVGSYPSKLEELRSSSNKRWNGPYLPKAIPNDPWGNAYVYKLSGEGETPYLLKSLGADGQEGGEGKNEDIVHM from the coding sequence ATGAAAAATAAACAAGATGGTTTTACTATGATGGAACTACTGATAGTTATCGTCATTTTAGGTCTTTTAATGTCACTTGTTGCACCAAAGTTTTTTGCCCAGTTGAGTTCGTCTGAGCGGAAAATCGCTGCCGCTCAAATGTCCGCTTTTGAAACTGCATTAGATACATACAGGTTAGACGTTGGAAGTTATCCTTCAAAATTGGAAGAGTTACGGAGTAGTTCGAATAAACGCTGGAACGGCCCTTATCTTCCGAAAGCGATACCAAACGACCCTTGGGGCAATGCGTATGTCTACAAGCTATCCGGTGAAGGTGAAACTCCTTACTTACTCAAGTCACTTGGTGCTGATGGCCAAGAGGGTGGTGAAGGTAAGAACGAAGATATAGTGCATATGTAA